In the Topomyia yanbarensis strain Yona2022 chromosome 3, ASM3024719v1, whole genome shotgun sequence genome, one interval contains:
- the LOC131690523 gene encoding eukaryotic translation initiation factor 4E1-like isoform X2: protein MAGKSNEEVEKQAESTEQNHADQNAVVDPECLIKHPLQFTWTLWYLEPDRSKSWEDTLNEVTSFSTVEDFWSLYNHIKSPSDVKVGSDYCLFKAGIRPMWEDEANKRGGRWMVNVPRGQRQDLDKYWLDTILCLIGEAFESADEICGAVVNVRPKIDKIAIWTANFQNRDAILSIGRIYKDRLGLKSQLTYHLHKDTMVKSGSSVKAVYTIS from the exons ATGGCAGGAAAGTCGAACGAGGAAGTTGAG AAGCAAGCAGAGAGCACCGAGCAGAACCACGCCGATCAGAATGCCGTTGTCGATCCGGAATGTTTGATCAAGCACCCGTTGCAGTTCACTTGGACGCTTTGGTATCTGGAGCCTGACCGTTCCAAATCATGGGAAGACACATTGAACGAGGTGACCAGCTTCTCCACCGTGGAGGACTTCTGGAGTCTGTACAATCATATTAAGAGCCCGTCCGACGTCAAGGTGGGTAGCGATTACTGTCTGTTTAAGGCGGGCATTCGTCCAATGTGGGAGGACGAGGCCAACAAGCGTGGCGGACGGTGGATGGTGAATGTTCCACGAGGACAGCGCCAGGATTTGGACAAATATTGGCTAGACACG ATTTTATGCCTGATCGGAGAAGCATTCGAAAGTGCCGATGAAATTTGCGGCGCCGTAGTAAACGTTCGtccaaaaattgataaaatcg CAATCTGGACAGCCAACTTTCAGAATCGCGATGCTATTTTGTCGATTGGTCGCATCTACAAGGACCGATTGGGATTAAAAAGTCAGCTAACTTATCACTTACACAAGGACACTATGGTGAAATCGGGATCGAGTGTCAAAGCCGTCTACACGATTTCGTAG
- the LOC131690523 gene encoding eukaryotic translation initiation factor 4E-like isoform X1 has translation MMLSRNRYRRHQLQPSAYDYAQIRPPMDELYPYDNYDYKQAESTEQNHADQNAVVDPECLIKHPLQFTWTLWYLEPDRSKSWEDTLNEVTSFSTVEDFWSLYNHIKSPSDVKVGSDYCLFKAGIRPMWEDEANKRGGRWMVNVPRGQRQDLDKYWLDTILCLIGEAFESADEICGAVVNVRPKIDKIAIWTANFQNRDAILSIGRIYKDRLGLKSQLTYHLHKDTMVKSGSSVKAVYTIS, from the exons ATGATGCTTAGCAGGAACCGCTACCGACGGCACCAGCTGCAACCGAGTGCGTACGATTACGCCCAGATACGCCCTCCGATGGATGAACTGTATCCCTATGATAATTATGATTAT AAGCAAGCAGAGAGCACCGAGCAGAACCACGCCGATCAGAATGCCGTTGTCGATCCGGAATGTTTGATCAAGCACCCGTTGCAGTTCACTTGGACGCTTTGGTATCTGGAGCCTGACCGTTCCAAATCATGGGAAGACACATTGAACGAGGTGACCAGCTTCTCCACCGTGGAGGACTTCTGGAGTCTGTACAATCATATTAAGAGCCCGTCCGACGTCAAGGTGGGTAGCGATTACTGTCTGTTTAAGGCGGGCATTCGTCCAATGTGGGAGGACGAGGCCAACAAGCGTGGCGGACGGTGGATGGTGAATGTTCCACGAGGACAGCGCCAGGATTTGGACAAATATTGGCTAGACACG ATTTTATGCCTGATCGGAGAAGCATTCGAAAGTGCCGATGAAATTTGCGGCGCCGTAGTAAACGTTCGtccaaaaattgataaaatcg CAATCTGGACAGCCAACTTTCAGAATCGCGATGCTATTTTGTCGATTGGTCGCATCTACAAGGACCGATTGGGATTAAAAAGTCAGCTAACTTATCACTTACACAAGGACACTATGGTGAAATCGGGATCGAGTGTCAAAGCCGTCTACACGATTTCGTAG
- the LOC131690522 gene encoding uncharacterized protein LOC131690522, whose translation MASEILKDRSKYEQLCTDYLHMKAIACSCCDNPVKLQQCKDALKADICSNRKLSRINRLEELLLLMESRNLISVIKVELLGKLEPSIDDLKFAKLLQNYKLVLKQHFVSIRRFYLEDIRRRDRRTLLEKEIEHIKLGCPEQTPRSELTGQNTNQTTTNYSKCRQQIYNLLINEIGRDWNTLGRHLQLTSAALFEIEERHGKDVKARIHDILEEAERDQVDEQHFTDLLGAALISTRRKDLKRKIDKMLS comes from the exons ATGGCATCTGAAATTTTAAAAGATCGTTCCAAGTACGAGCAGTTGTGTACGGATTATCTTCACATGAAAGCCATAGCTTGCAGTTGCTGTGACAATCCGGTAAAGCTTCAGCAGTGCAAGGATGCACTTAAAGCAGACATTTGTTCCAACAGAAAGTTAAGCCGAATAAACCGATTGGAGGAACTATTGCTACTGATGGAATCCCGAAACTTGATCAGCGTGATAAAAGTTGAACTTTTGGGTAAGCTTGAACCATCGATTGACGATTTAAAATTTGCGAAGCTTTTACAAAATTACAAGCTTGTATTGAAGCAACATTTCGTCTCGATCAGACGGTTTTATCTAGAAG ATATACGGCGCCGTGACAGAAGAACACTGCTCGAGAAGGAAATCGAGCACATCAAACTGGGATGTCCAGAACAGACACCCCGAAGCGAGTTGACGGGCCAAAATACAAATCAAACAACGACAAACTATTCCAAATGTAGACAACAAATCTATAATCTGCTTATCAACGAAATCGGACGTGATTGGAACACGCTGGGGAGACACCTCCAGCTCACCTCTGCTGCATTGTTCGAAATCGAGGAGCGCCACGGCAAAGACGTAAAAGCTAGAATACACGATATTTTAGAGGAAGCAGAGAGGGATCAAGTGGACGAGCAGCATTTTACTGATCTGCTGGGAGCAGCTCTGATTAGTACCAGAAGGAAAGATTTGAAGCGAAAAATCGATAAGATGTTAAGTTGA